CGTAACCGTCCGGCCAATGACGTGTCGGGACGCTTGAAGACGGGCCTCGGCCGTGCTCGGTGGGCGCCGCAAGGAGCGAGTTGCTCAGGGGCTGAGCTGGAGAGGTGCCTCGGGCGGGTCCGCAGCGTGTCGCCGCATCCACTCGTGAGGTAGCAGCTCACTGATGCGTGAGTGGGGATGCGTCTGGACGCGCAGCAGCACGTCGGCGAGGTAGGCCTCGGGATTGACGCCGTTGGCCTCGCAGGTGGCGACAAGGGCGTAGAGGCCGGCGAGGTTGGCCCCCGCAGCCTCGTGGCCGACGAAGAGGAAATTCTTCCGGCCCAGGGCGGCCTTGCGCAGCGCGGCCTCGGAGCGGTTGTTGTCCAAGGGCAGACGTGCGTCTGAGACGAAGCGGGAGAGCGCATCCCACTGCTTCAGGGCGTAGGAGAGGGCCTGGCCCATGGGGCCCTTGGGCAGATGGCGCGGGGCCTGGGATTCCATCCACGCCCGCAGCGCAGTGAGGACGGGAAGACTCTGCTGCTGACGCAGCTCGTGGTGGGCGTCGGTGCGGACGATGCCCGCGTCGCCGGCCAGCGCCTCCACCCGGTAGAGGGCGAGGATGAAGTCCAGGGCCTCGCGAGCCTCGGGCGCGGTGGGCAGCGCCTCGAAGAAGCGGCGACGCACGTGGGCCCAACAGCCGACACGGATTCGCCCCTCGGGCAGCGTCACCGCGTTGTAGCCGGTATAGGCATCCACCACGAGGGCGCCCCGGGTGCCGCCCAGGACTTGATTGGGCGTCGTGCTGGAGCGGCCCAGGCTGAAGCGGTAGCCGAGGAGCCACTGCCCTTCGGGCGTCTGGGTGAGGAAGGTCCAGAGGTAGCCCTGGCGCGTCTTCTTCACGTCCAGCACGCGAAGCGGCGTCTCGTCAGCCCACACCACCTCGGCGGCGGCAATGACTTGCAAGAGGTGGGTGGAGAGCGGCAGCAGCACCGAGGCGGCCTAGTGGAAGAGGTCCGTCAGCGTGCTGCGGCTCATGGGCACGCCGCCCCCTTCCACTCGCTGAGCGAGCCGGTGCAGGGGCATGGCGTCCGCGCACTTGGAAACCACCACGTGCGCCAGGAAGCCCGGGCCGTACTCGCCCCTATCCACCACCCGCGCGGAGGCGGCGCCGTCACCTCGCCCTGGCCGCACGCGCACGCGAGGACTTCCTGCACGTGCACCTGACGCTCGAAGCAGGCCGGCACGTACTCGTACAGCACCGTGCGGCGCCCCTCGCCCAGCGGCTTCAAGTCCTCGCCGCCGCACGCCGGGCAGTGGCGTGCCTCAGGGGGCACCGCGTGCCGCACCTCTCGCGTGGGCGCCTCCTCGGCCTTCCGGGCCGCGCGCGCCTGGCGCCTGGCCAGGGCATCCGCCGCCCGCGCCGCTTCGGCCTCGAGGCTGGGGGCCTCGCCCCTGAGCTGCGCGGCGACAGGAGGCAGTTTCTCCGTCTTCTTGCCGAAGACACGCCGCTCCAGCGCGGCCATCTTCGACTCCAACGACGTCATCCGCTCGCGCAGCTCCTCGGCTTCCTCGCGCCAGGGGCAGAAATGGTCCTGGGGCAGCTCGCGGGGCACTTGGGGCAACACCACGCCAGCAGACCGTGCCCGCGTCAGGCGCTCACGAGGCTGCGCGCTCGGGAGGCGACCAGGCCGGCGGGCGTCGCACGTCCGCCACGTCGATGCCGTCCAGGAGCATCGCCATCTGCGTGGCATCCAACTGCACCGACTGGGCGTCGGCGTCCACGCGCGGCAGCCGGAAGCGGCCCGTCTCCAGTCGCTTGTAGAGGAGCACGAAGCCGCCCCGGCTCCACGACAGCACCTTGATGCGGTCGCCCCGCCTGGAGACGAAGGCGAAGAGGTGGCCCGAGTAGACGTCCTCGCCCCACGCCGTGCGCACCAGGGCCATGAGGCCATCAATCGACTTGCGCATGTCCACCGGCTCCGTCGCCAGCACCACGCGCACCGACGCAGGCAGGGTAAACATCGCCGCCTCACCGCCCCAGCGCGGCGACGAGCCGGGCCACGTACGCCACGTCGGTGCCCGCGGCGAAGCGCACCCGCGCTCCGCTGGCCACCCTCACCTCCAGCACGGCCTCGGACGCCCCGGGGGCCGTCGTCACCTGCACCGGCAAGAGTCTCACGGCTTCCGCTCGCGACGGCGCGGTCCGCCGCAACCGGTACACCCACGACTGCAACGTGCTCAGTTTCACGCCCCACGCCAACGCGAACTCCCGCTGCGTCTGCCCGCTGGCCTCGAACGCTTCCGCGACGCGTGCCCACTCCGGCTTCTCCACCTGCTTCGCCATGCCCGGAAGCGTCCGCCGCGCGCCGCTACGCCGGCAATCCCTTACGGCACGTCGTTGGCCGGACGGTTACCTCTCTTCAGCACCGCGAGCCAGAATCCCTTGGGATTCAGGGGCTTAAGCACAAAGACCCTGCGATATTCATCGCGAGGCCCATGTAAAACAATAGGGCCCTACCTGTTGGTAGGGCCCTTCGTTCAGCTCCCCGAACGAAGCCCTGCGCGAACTCGTTCTCGGCTTTTCTCTGAGAGGACTCAAACTCTCTGAGGGCCGAAAACCGAGTGATATCCAGCGGTTTCAAGGAAGGGGCTGCTGGCACTCTTCAATCGGGGACCGATTGAATCTCCGCGAACTTCACTTCTCGTGTGCCCGGATATCATGACAGAGGGCCGCTGGCAGCTTCCCCCTTACAGGCGTGGAGGTGGGTGAGGGTCGCATTGTCTCGGGGCGCGCGCACAGCGCGAGGGGCGAAGCGCTAGCCGAGAGTACCGCGGCCCTGGTCGCCGGGGCACGCAGTCGTCTTCGATGCGCTTCTGGGGAAGCCCCTGGCAGCCGGCATACAACGACTGGGCCTTCAACCTGCCTCGGGGCACCGCCCTCGCCAGTAAGTGGGCGGCTATCCCCGAGGGCCTCGATGTGCTCATCACCCACGGGCCTCCGGCGGGCTTCGGGGACCGCTCCTCCGTGGAGGGGCGCGGCGGCTGCGCGGACCTGCGCGAGCGCGTGCTCACTGTGCGCCCTCGGCTACACCTGTTCGGCCACATCCACGACGATGGCGGGCTGTGGCGCGAAGGGGACACGTGCTTCGCCAACGTCACCACGTGGGAGTGCGAGCGCGCGCCGACCGTCCTCCAGTTCGACGCCCGGGGCGTGACAGAGGTGAGCATCCCTCCCGCCCGGCGCTGACTCGCGCTCCTTCACTCAAGCGGGAGAGAGGACCCGCCGGCTCGTCATGCGCATCACTCACCGTCATAACGCGCTCTTGACGCACTCATGACGCGGCGGCCGAATTTTGGGTAGGCACAGCGGTTCGACCAGGCTGAGCGCTCGGCATGGAAGCGCTCAAGGCGTTCAAGGATGCTCTTCACTCGCTGCTCCTGGCCGCCTCCCTGATGACGCCGTGATAACCTGGCTGTCGGCTTGGAGACAGGGGCGTCCGTTGCAGAGTTCATCGAGCCAGGGGCGCGCCACGGTGTTCGTCGTGGATGACGATGCCTCGGTGCTGCGTAGCCTGGCGCGCATGTTCCAGTTGGAGGGGTACGCGGTGGAGAGTTTCAACCACCCGCGGCGGTTGTTGGAGCGTGGGCCGGGACCGCGTCCAGGGTGTGCGGTGATGGACCTGCGCATGCCGGACCTCAACGGCCTGGAGCTTCAGGAGGAACTGCGGCGCGCAGGGTGGATGCACCCCATCGTTTTCATCAGTGGGCACGGAGATGTACCCGCCGCGGTGACGGCGATGAAGGCCGGCGCGGTGGACTTCCTGCCCAAACCTCTCAGCACGGCGGCGCTGCTGGACGCAGTGGAGCGGGCACTGGCGAAGGACCGGGCGGCGCTCTCCTCCGAGCAGGAGCATCAGGCGCTCAAGGCTCGCTTCTCCGCATTGTCGCCCCGTGAGTGGGAGGTCTGCCGAAAGGTGGCGCAAGGATTGATCAACAAGCAGATCGCCGCCGAACTGGGCACCGCCGAGCAGACCGTTCGGCAGCAGCGCAGCCGGGTCATGGAGAAGCTGAAAGTGGACTCCGTGCCAGAGCTGGTTCGCCTGCTGGAGCAGCTTGGCTCGTAATGCAGGAACCCGGCCCGCTCATGCGGGTGGAAGTGAACACCGGAAAAGCGTGCCGCGCCCCAGCCGAGGTTCCGCCTGGAGCCGGCCCTTGTGCACCTCGAGGATGGAGCGGCTGATGGACAGGCCCATGCCCAGTCCCGCGGGCTTGGTGGTGAAGAAAGGCTCGAAGAGGCGCTTTTGCGCCTCGGGGCCCAGGCCTACACCCGTGTCCTCCACCACCAGCTCCACACGTCCTTCCCCCCGCTGGGTGCGGACCCACACCTGCCGCTCCTCGGGCGGGCACAGGCTCACCGCATCCAGGGCATTCATGAGCAGATTGAGCACCACCTGCTGGAGCTGAACGCCATCTCCCCTCACGGGCAGCGGGTCACTGGCGAGTTGCAGCGTGAGGGTGGCGCCGCGAAGCTGCGCGTCGTTGCCCACCAGATGGGTCACCTGTCGCACCAGCTCGTTGAAGTCCTGCAATGCGAAGGGCGCCTCGTCCTTCTTCAGCAGCGTCCGCGTATGGCGGATGATTTCTCCGGCGCGCAGGTCGTCGGCGATGATGTCCTGGAGCAGCTCTCGCGCCAGGATGACATCCGCTGGCGTGCGCTGGAGCAGCCGCTGCGCCATTTCGGCGTTGGTGAGAATGGCCGAGAGAGGCTGGTTCAGCTCATGGGCAATCGAGGCCCCCAACTCGCCCACCGCCGCCACCCGCTCCATGTGGGCTCGCTCGTCCCGGGCCCGGCGGGCCTCCAACTCGGCGCGCCTGCGAGGAGTCGCATCCACCAGGGTGACCACGGCGCCGCCGCCCGGCAGCTCCAGCCGCCGGGCGCGCAGCTCGAACCAGGTGTCCGCTGAGGGGCCGCGGAACTCCACCATTCCCTCTTCCACACGGGCCGTGAGCACGTCCTGGAGCAGCGTGGCCACTCCCGCCGCGTCCAGTTCCCCCGCGTTCGCCAGTCGTTGCAGTCCCTGCAGGTAGGAGCTGCCCGTGACCAGGAGCCGCTGGGTGGACAGCGCGCCCAGCCCCGCGCGCTGGGCCGAGGGCGGACTGGCTCGCAGCACGG
The sequence above is drawn from the Corallococcus sp. NCRR genome and encodes:
- the tnpB gene encoding IS66 family insertion sequence element accessory protein TnpB (TnpB, as the term is used for proteins encoded by IS66 family insertion elements, is considered an accessory protein, since TnpC, encoded by a neighboring gene, is a DDE family transposase.), whose translation is MFTLPASVRVVLATEPVDMRKSIDGLMALVRTAWGEDVYSGHLFAFVSRRGDRIKVLSWSRGGFVLLYKRLETGRFRLPRVDADAQSVQLDATQMAMLLDGIDVADVRRPPAWSPPERAAS
- the tnpA gene encoding IS66 family insertion sequence element accessory protein TnpA, with the protein product MAKQVEKPEWARVAEAFEASGQTQREFALAWGVKLSTLQSWVYRLRRTAPSRAEAVRLLPVQVTTAPGASEAVLEVRVASGARVRFAAGTDVAYVARLVAALGR
- a CDS encoding response regulator transcription factor is translated as MFVVDDDASVLRSLARMFQLEGYAVESFNHPRRLLERGPGPRPGCAVMDLRMPDLNGLELQEELRRAGWMHPIVFISGHGDVPAAVTAMKAGAVDFLPKPLSTAALLDAVERALAKDRAALSSEQEHQALKARFSALSPREWEVCRKVAQGLINKQIAAELGTAEQTVRQQRSRVMEKLKVDSVPELVRLLEQLGS
- a CDS encoding sensor histidine kinase; translated protein: MHAQGVMMLWLMAAPLAASELGETLLPRWGVSVVVLASLFQAALIVVLLLERRRRMRAQRLNRAVLDSLPGAVAILDRRGAVLRASPPSAQRAGLGALSTQRLLVTGSSYLQGLQRLANAGELDAAGVATLLQDVLTARVEEGMVEFRGPSADTWFELRARRLELPGGGAVVTLVDATPRRRAELEARRARDERAHMERVAAVGELGASIAHELNQPLSAILTNAEMAQRLLQRTPADVILARELLQDIIADDLRAGEIIRHTRTLLKKDEAPFALQDFNELVRQVTHLVGNDAQLRGATLTLQLASDPLPVRGDGVQLQQVVLNLLMNALDAVSLCPPEERQVWVRTQRGEGRVELVVEDTGVGLGPEAQKRLFEPFFTTKPAGLGMGLSISRSILEVHKGRLQAEPRLGRGTLFRCSLPPA